The Thermanaerovibrio acidaminovorans DSM 6589 genome contains a region encoding:
- a CDS encoding TlyA family RNA methyltransferase: protein MRSNLVRLDALLVKRGLARSRDEARELIETGLVRIDGLVASKGSTMVGTEVNVSVQRGTEERWVSRGAYKLLRALEVFQLDPFGRICVDVGASTGGFTQVLLRRGASRVYSVDVGYGQMAWEVRNDPRVVVMERTNARHLSPSLIPEPCQMGVCDASFISLKLIMPPMLSVMDSWCDVVTLVKPQFEVGRERVGKKGVVRDPALHMEVLVDMIRFVEKLPGWWVANLTYSPIRGPEGNIEFLMHVRPGSAPDGWELSEAQVEELVQRAHGEVT, encoded by the coding sequence ATGAGATCCAACTTGGTTAGGCTGGACGCCCTGCTGGTAAAGAGGGGCCTTGCCAGGTCCCGGGACGAGGCGAGGGAGCTCATCGAGACTGGCTTGGTAAGGATCGACGGCCTGGTGGCCTCCAAGGGGAGTACCATGGTGGGGACTGAGGTGAACGTATCGGTCCAAAGGGGAACGGAGGAGCGATGGGTGAGCCGTGGGGCTTACAAGCTCTTGAGGGCCCTGGAGGTGTTCCAGTTGGACCCCTTCGGCAGGATCTGCGTTGACGTGGGGGCCTCCACCGGAGGTTTCACCCAGGTGCTTCTGCGCCGGGGGGCGTCCCGGGTCTACTCGGTGGACGTGGGGTACGGCCAGATGGCTTGGGAGGTCAGGAACGACCCGAGGGTGGTGGTGATGGAGAGGACCAACGCCAGGCACCTCTCCCCGTCGCTCATACCTGAGCCCTGTCAGATGGGGGTCTGTGATGCGTCTTTCATATCCCTGAAGCTGATCATGCCCCCTATGCTATCGGTGATGGACTCCTGGTGTGACGTGGTTACCCTGGTGAAGCCCCAATTCGAAGTGGGGCGAGAGAGGGTTGGCAAGAAAGGGGTGGTGAGGGACCCCGCCCTCCACATGGAGGTGCTGGTTGACATGATCCGCTTCGTGGAGAAATTACCCGGTTGGTGGGTGGCCAACTTGACCTACTCTCCCATAAGGGGGCCCGAGGGGAACATAGAGTTCCTGATGCACGTAAGGCCCGGCTCTGCCCCGGATGGATGGGAGCTGTCAGAGGCACAGGTGGAGGAGTTGGTTCAGAGGGCCCATGGGGAGGTAACATGA
- a CDS encoding FtsK/SpoIIIE family DNA translocase has protein sequence MRDRPAAKTRMGQLAQRLKTLLQLNEGVYDWLALVGILLSTFAVASLFTGWTGQVGRVIREEMLRYLGISVLVPLAFMGHLSFLRLTGREMPPIGRYLLGTLSLTVSVSLFVAMWGRAFGSMRVLDLAGALGTNLGGGAFNLLGPFGSVLLGLLACVVTIGAFSGANPGEILGELRQIVSSNWLESAHRPSMGGIGGWLGRWGRRTGPVDPAAETLRREDSLPHEDLGCEEDELCDPSELLGPRDNPFVEDQEVGDPDPLDPVEEPSVKPGTFPPPSELLGPDDPGGDGVDEAQLRSMAERIISSLGDFGVEAELGETQVGPTVIQFRLQLAPGTKVSKVASLANDLALALAVPSLRIEAPIPGKPYVGIEIPNPKRRPVPLRRVMEADHFVNPKGELPLPMGVGIDGSPMVTFLEDLPHLLVAGTTGSGKSVFINSCIIGLCSSRTPRELKLILIDPKRVEMAIYDKLPHILTRPVVDPKKAVQALAWAIREMERRYDLFAQSKVRNLASYNRKVLPGDRLPSVVLVVDELADLMMTAPREVEDYICRLAQMARATGIHLVLATQRPSVNVITGLIKANVPARVAFSLPSQADSRTILDCAGAERLLGKGDMLFLSSRFPKPIRLQSPWIDEGYISRWLDHLIATFGEPEVIDIEDQENGSSTGEANADDPLLEEAARIVLSSGVASASSLQRRLRVGFTRGARLIDTLEKLGIVGPPDGAKPREILVDEETAMEILREARGG, from the coding sequence ATGAGGGACAGACCGGCCGCCAAGACGAGGATGGGGCAACTGGCCCAGAGGCTCAAGACGCTCCTCCAGCTCAACGAAGGGGTCTACGATTGGCTGGCCCTGGTTGGGATCCTGCTGTCCACCTTCGCGGTGGCGTCCCTGTTCACCGGATGGACCGGACAGGTGGGACGGGTGATCCGAGAGGAGATGTTGCGGTACCTGGGCATATCGGTCCTGGTCCCCCTGGCATTCATGGGGCACCTGTCCTTCCTGCGGCTCACCGGGAGGGAAATGCCCCCCATTGGCAGATACCTGCTTGGGACCCTTTCCCTGACGGTGAGCGTCTCCCTCTTCGTAGCCATGTGGGGCAGGGCCTTCGGTTCTATGCGGGTCCTGGATCTGGCGGGGGCTTTGGGGACCAACCTGGGGGGGGGGGCCTTCAACCTCCTGGGCCCCTTCGGCTCCGTGCTACTGGGACTCCTGGCCTGCGTGGTGACCATCGGGGCCTTCAGCGGTGCCAACCCGGGGGAGATACTGGGGGAGTTACGGCAGATAGTATCCTCCAATTGGCTCGAATCCGCTCATCGTCCATCCATGGGTGGGATTGGGGGATGGCTTGGGAGGTGGGGGCGAAGGACTGGACCGGTGGATCCCGCGGCGGAGACGTTGCGGCGAGAGGACTCGCTACCCCATGAGGACCTGGGATGTGAGGAGGACGAGCTCTGCGATCCGAGTGAGCTCCTGGGGCCTAGGGACAACCCCTTCGTTGAGGACCAGGAGGTGGGGGATCCGGATCCCTTGGATCCGGTCGAGGAGCCGTCTGTGAAGCCTGGGACGTTTCCCCCTCCTTCGGAGCTCTTGGGCCCCGACGACCCGGGGGGGGATGGGGTCGATGAGGCTCAACTTCGGTCCATGGCGGAGAGGATAATCTCATCCCTCGGGGACTTCGGGGTGGAGGCAGAGTTGGGGGAGACCCAGGTGGGACCGACGGTGATCCAGTTCAGGCTACAGCTGGCCCCCGGCACCAAGGTTAGCAAGGTGGCGTCTCTGGCAAACGACCTGGCCCTGGCCCTGGCGGTGCCGAGCCTTCGGATCGAGGCCCCCATACCCGGCAAGCCCTACGTGGGCATCGAGATCCCCAACCCCAAGCGGCGGCCGGTGCCCCTGAGGCGGGTCATGGAGGCGGATCATTTCGTAAATCCCAAGGGGGAGTTGCCACTGCCCATGGGGGTCGGCATAGACGGATCCCCCATGGTGACCTTCCTGGAGGACCTGCCCCATCTGCTGGTAGCGGGTACCACCGGCTCTGGCAAGAGCGTGTTCATAAATTCCTGCATAATAGGGCTCTGTTCCTCCAGGACGCCCAGGGAGCTTAAGCTCATCCTCATCGATCCCAAGCGGGTGGAGATGGCCATATACGACAAACTACCCCACATACTCACCAGGCCGGTGGTGGACCCCAAGAAGGCGGTTCAGGCCCTGGCCTGGGCCATAAGGGAGATGGAGAGACGTTATGACCTCTTCGCCCAGAGCAAGGTGAGGAACCTGGCGTCGTACAACCGGAAGGTGCTCCCCGGGGATAGGTTGCCCAGCGTGGTTCTGGTGGTTGACGAGCTAGCGGACCTGATGATGACCGCCCCCAGGGAGGTGGAGGACTACATATGCCGCCTGGCCCAGATGGCCCGGGCAACGGGGATACACCTGGTCCTGGCCACCCAGAGGCCTTCGGTCAACGTCATAACCGGCCTCATCAAGGCGAACGTGCCCGCCCGGGTGGCCTTCTCGCTACCCAGCCAGGCGGACTCCAGGACCATCCTGGATTGCGCTGGGGCCGAAAGGCTCCTGGGCAAAGGGGACATGCTCTTCCTATCCTCCCGCTTCCCCAAGCCCATCCGGCTTCAATCCCCTTGGATAGACGAGGGGTACATATCCCGCTGGCTCGATCACCTCATCGCCACCTTCGGGGAGCCGGAGGTGATAGACATTGAGGACCAGGAGAACGGCTCCTCCACCGGGGAGGCCAACGCGGATGACCCCCTCCTGGAGGAGGCGGCCCGGATCGTCCTCTCCTCCGGGGTGGCATCCGCCAGTAGCCTCCAGAGGCGTCTTAGGGTGGGCTTCACCAGGGGAGCCAGGCTCATCGACACGTTGGAGAAGCTGGGCATAGTGGGCCCCCCCGACGGGGCCAAGCCAAGGGAGATCCTGGTGGACGAGGAGACCGCCATGGAGATACTTCGAGAGGCTAGGGGGGGCTAG
- a CDS encoding NAD(P)-dependent oxidoreductase — MGQEELHGTSAPGEEASERLLIIGLGKIGSQVAIRGRAFGMEVWAFDPYVSKSKMDNLGVNQVENLEDGLATADVVTIHVPLTDETKGMLDDRRIRTIKRGAYLINCARGGLLDEEACYEALRDGRLQGVAMDVYGEEPIRRDHPMLREDVRNRVVLTPHIGANTFEAQSAVAKIAAQNLLLALRGEPYEHAVNLPFMKHRLSDQKKLFLALARNLGILGTHLADLTRGAIRSCSVVLRGPLFQEEDEPIRFEVPFRLKPYTVAFLKGLLEVRHGAEVNYMIAPLMARERGIEIEEGTGESNTYRNVIDATVVTEKGSARIVGTVTEEGRQRVVRINDYWLDLIPSGKILLFQNHDRPGVIGKVGTMLGSANVNIANFALGRKNGSGLALAALQIDQDLSEDLLKTLREDVDLIWATSVSLKEDL; from the coding sequence GTGGGACAGGAAGAGCTTCATGGGACATCAGCTCCAGGGGAAGAGGCTTCTGAGAGGCTTCTGATAATAGGTCTCGGCAAGATAGGCAGCCAGGTGGCCATCAGGGGCAGGGCCTTCGGGATGGAGGTCTGGGCCTTCGACCCCTACGTGTCCAAGTCAAAGATGGACAACCTGGGGGTTAACCAGGTGGAGAACCTGGAGGACGGGCTGGCGACCGCGGACGTGGTCACCATCCACGTGCCCCTCACCGACGAGACAAAGGGAATGCTGGACGACCGGCGCATAAGGACCATAAAGCGGGGGGCGTACTTAATCAACTGCGCAAGAGGGGGCCTGCTGGACGAGGAGGCCTGCTATGAGGCCCTTCGGGACGGGAGGCTTCAAGGAGTGGCCATGGACGTGTACGGGGAGGAGCCCATCCGGAGAGATCATCCCATGCTCCGGGAGGATGTGAGGAACAGGGTTGTGCTAACCCCCCATATAGGGGCCAACACCTTCGAGGCCCAATCGGCGGTGGCCAAGATCGCCGCCCAGAACCTGCTCTTGGCCCTCCGAGGGGAGCCATACGAACATGCGGTGAACCTGCCTTTCATGAAACATCGGTTGTCGGACCAGAAGAAGCTCTTCCTGGCCCTGGCCAGGAACCTGGGCATACTGGGGACCCACCTGGCGGACCTCACCAGGGGGGCCATCAGGTCCTGTAGCGTGGTGCTCCGGGGCCCCCTGTTCCAGGAGGAGGACGAGCCCATCCGCTTCGAGGTGCCCTTCAGGCTCAAGCCCTACACGGTGGCCTTCCTCAAGGGACTGTTGGAGGTGCGGCACGGGGCGGAGGTTAACTATATGATTGCCCCCCTCATGGCCCGAGAGAGGGGGATAGAGATAGAGGAGGGGACCGGAGAGTCCAACACCTACCGGAACGTGATAGACGCCACGGTGGTTACCGAGAAGGGCTCCGCCAGGATCGTGGGCACCGTAACCGAGGAGGGGCGCCAGCGGGTGGTCAGGATAAACGACTACTGGCTTGACCTCATCCCCTCCGGCAAGATCCTCCTCTTCCAGAATCACGACAGGCCCGGCGTCATAGGCAAGGTGGGTACCATGCTTGGTAGCGCCAACGTCAACATAGCCAACTTCGCCCTGGGCAGGAAGAACGGCAGTGGCCTGGCGTTGGCGGCCCTTCAGATAGACCAGGACCTGAGCGAGGACCTGCTCAAGACCCTTAGGGAGGACGTGGACCTCATCTGGGCCACGTCGGTGTCACTGAAGGAGGACCTTTAG
- the xseB gene encoding exodeoxyribonuclease VII small subunit, giving the protein MSFAEDLERLEEIVRRLEGDQLPLEEALGIYEEGVIIARKCFSFLEDARRRIEILSDLSASKGEATQGED; this is encoded by the coding sequence ATGTCCTTTGCAGAGGACCTGGAGAGGCTTGAGGAGATAGTAAGACGTCTCGAGGGGGATCAGCTCCCACTCGAGGAGGCCTTAGGCATCTACGAGGAGGGGGTTATAATAGCTCGGAAGTGTTTCAGCTTCCTGGAGGACGCCAGGAGGAGGATAGAGATCCTATCGGACCTCTCCGCATCGAAAGGAGAGGCGACCCAGGGGGAGGATTGA
- the dxs gene encoding 1-deoxy-D-xylulose-5-phosphate synthase, producing the protein MPSDELRKSGLLWSLKGPGDLKRLTYPQVEELCLQVRELIYQVTTQNGGHLASSLGAVELVVSLLRSFSPPEDRIVFDVGHQAYAYKILTDRRDVFHTLRRKGGIAGFPRRNESPYDAFDVGHSSTSISVALGMAKAKRYGRQRGHVVAVIGDGALLNGLAFEGLNNVTPLKDKVIIVLNDNAMSINHRVGGMAEHLARISANDAYQDIKRRMKGILSETPGGKMVEEALGRWKSKLKSLLLPPNIFEEMDITYWGPFDGHNVEEMDRIFHLAKAYPESLLIHVVTKKGKGYGNVESSPTRFHGVSPKGSSSGSLPARHVPDWSSAVASTIRDMGREDGAVVCATAAMKEGSKLGIFSDEFPHRFFDVGIAESHLLAFAAGMAATGLKPVISIYSTFLQRAMDQLVHDICLPNLPVLLCVDRAGLVGEDGETHQGLLDLCWGRAIPNLTVMSPRDVADLRFMMFEWLSDPRPALLRFPKGTAPDSKRKTAPWGRLEVLQEGRDLCLVGVGSTVQLMEEAGQLLSREGMAPTLVDLRFVKPLDEEAVRKLLGGHRLMVVAEEGYRFGGVGEHIGSLANSIGSPCRVLNLGVSDRFVPHGKRGEQLQEEGLTPEGVVRMIHEIQLG; encoded by the coding sequence ATGCCATCCGACGAATTGAGGAAGAGTGGCCTGCTTTGGAGCCTGAAGGGGCCGGGGGACCTAAAGAGGCTTACCTACCCGCAGGTGGAGGAACTTTGTCTCCAGGTGAGGGAGCTCATATATCAGGTCACCACCCAGAACGGGGGGCATCTGGCCTCATCCCTGGGGGCGGTGGAGCTGGTGGTCTCCCTTTTGAGGTCATTCTCCCCCCCGGAGGACAGGATCGTCTTCGACGTGGGGCACCAGGCCTACGCTTACAAGATACTGACCGATAGAAGGGACGTGTTCCACACCCTGAGGAGGAAGGGTGGCATCGCCGGATTCCCCCGGAGGAATGAGAGTCCCTACGACGCCTTCGACGTGGGGCACAGCAGCACCTCCATATCCGTGGCCCTTGGGATGGCCAAGGCCAAGAGATATGGGCGCCAGCGGGGGCACGTGGTGGCAGTAATAGGGGACGGGGCGCTTCTTAACGGCCTTGCCTTCGAGGGGCTTAACAACGTAACGCCCCTGAAGGATAAGGTGATCATAGTTTTGAACGATAACGCCATGTCCATAAATCACCGGGTGGGTGGTATGGCGGAGCACCTGGCCAGGATATCCGCCAACGATGCCTATCAGGACATCAAGAGAAGGATGAAGGGGATCCTCTCTGAGACCCCGGGTGGGAAGATGGTGGAGGAGGCCCTGGGCAGGTGGAAGTCCAAGCTCAAGTCCCTCCTGTTGCCCCCCAACATTTTCGAGGAGATGGACATAACCTATTGGGGCCCCTTCGATGGGCACAACGTGGAGGAGATGGACCGGATATTCCACCTAGCCAAGGCCTACCCGGAGTCGCTCTTGATCCACGTGGTGACCAAGAAAGGTAAGGGGTACGGGAACGTGGAGTCAAGCCCCACCAGGTTTCACGGCGTATCCCCCAAGGGGTCCTCATCGGGGTCCTTGCCTGCCCGTCATGTCCCGGACTGGAGCTCCGCCGTGGCGTCCACCATCCGGGACATGGGCCGGGAGGACGGGGCCGTGGTGTGCGCCACCGCCGCCATGAAGGAGGGCAGCAAGCTTGGGATCTTCTCCGACGAGTTTCCTCACCGCTTCTTCGACGTGGGGATAGCGGAGTCACATCTGTTGGCCTTCGCCGCCGGCATGGCCGCCACGGGGCTAAAGCCGGTGATATCCATCTACTCCACCTTCCTCCAGAGGGCCATGGACCAGCTGGTTCACGACATATGCCTGCCAAACCTCCCGGTCCTCCTGTGCGTGGACAGGGCCGGCCTGGTTGGCGAGGATGGGGAGACCCACCAGGGATTGCTGGACCTATGTTGGGGGAGGGCGATACCCAACCTGACCGTCATGTCCCCCAGGGATGTGGCGGATCTGAGGTTCATGATGTTCGAATGGCTGAGCGATCCCCGTCCTGCCCTGCTTCGGTTTCCCAAGGGGACAGCGCCAGATTCCAAGCGCAAGACCGCCCCTTGGGGCCGGTTGGAGGTCCTACAGGAGGGGAGGGATCTGTGCCTAGTGGGGGTGGGGAGCACCGTTCAGCTGATGGAGGAGGCGGGACAGCTCTTATCCCGGGAGGGGATGGCCCCTACCCTGGTGGATTTGAGGTTCGTGAAGCCCCTGGACGAGGAGGCGGTGAGGAAGCTTCTCGGGGGCCACAGGCTCATGGTGGTGGCTGAGGAGGGGTATCGGTTCGGGGGTGTGGGGGAGCACATAGGATCCCTGGCCAATTCGATCGGTTCCCCCTGTAGGGTGCTGAATCTGGGGGTATCCGACCGGTTCGTGCCCCACGGCAAGAGGGGCGAACAGCTTCAGGAGGAGGGACTGACCCCGGAAGGGGTGGTCCGGATGATCCATGAGATCCAACTTGGTTAG
- a CDS encoding polyprenyl synthetase family protein → MSARVEGFDFDGYLASRRSWVEEALERLCSSRPKRVPSRLWSAMVYSLTAGGKRLRPVLCLMAAEAFGLEGQRVMPLALAFEMIHTASLIHDDLPCMDDDDLRRGKPTNHVVFGEAMALLAGDALLALAFESAIEGLMANHFSGELISLAVMSLAKATGPSGICGGQSMDMGFEDMGQLGPDRRVMEVARSKTGVLIASSLEGGAIMAGADEDALSNVRGYGMALGKAFQVADDILDVTGKVEEIGKSVGKDQAQGKVTFVAVHGLQGAREILEETSGEAKEWAAKLPRPDMFCAMVDKLMRRTS, encoded by the coding sequence TTGTCTGCTAGAGTTGAAGGCTTCGACTTCGATGGTTACCTGGCGAGCAGGAGATCCTGGGTGGAGGAGGCCCTGGAGCGCCTCTGCTCGTCCCGCCCCAAAAGGGTCCCTTCGAGGCTATGGTCCGCCATGGTCTACTCCCTCACCGCGGGGGGCAAGAGGCTGAGGCCGGTGTTGTGCCTCATGGCCGCCGAGGCTTTCGGATTGGAGGGCCAGCGGGTGATGCCCCTGGCGCTGGCCTTCGAGATGATCCACACCGCCTCGCTGATCCACGACGACCTGCCCTGTATGGACGACGATGATCTCCGCAGGGGCAAGCCCACGAACCACGTGGTCTTTGGGGAGGCCATGGCCCTGCTGGCGGGGGACGCCCTCCTGGCCCTGGCCTTCGAATCCGCCATAGAAGGTCTTATGGCCAACCATTTCAGCGGTGAGCTGATCTCCCTGGCGGTCATGTCCCTGGCCAAGGCAACCGGCCCAAGTGGCATATGTGGGGGCCAATCCATGGACATGGGCTTCGAGGACATGGGCCAGCTGGGGCCCGATAGACGGGTGATGGAGGTGGCCCGGAGCAAGACCGGGGTGCTCATCGCCTCATCGCTGGAGGGGGGAGCCATCATGGCCGGGGCTGACGAGGACGCCCTCTCTAATGTGAGAGGATACGGCATGGCGTTGGGGAAGGCCTTCCAGGTGGCGGACGACATCCTGGATGTGACTGGCAAGGTGGAGGAGATTGGCAAGTCGGTGGGCAAGGATCAGGCCCAGGGGAAGGTGACCTTCGTGGCGGTGCATGGACTCCAGGGGGCCCGGGAGATCCTGGAGGAGACCTCCGGGGAGGCCAAGGAATGGGCCGCCAAGCTGCCCCGTCCGGATATGTTCTGCGCCATGGTGGACAAGCTGATGAGGAGGACCAGCTGA
- the rpmB gene encoding 50S ribosomal protein L28, which yields MSRVCDCCGRGPQTGNAVSHSNRHTRRRWLINLRSVRVDLGCGETRKLKVCTKCLRSGVVRRAV from the coding sequence ATGTCCAGAGTTTGCGATTGCTGCGGAAGGGGTCCTCAGACCGGGAACGCGGTCAGCCACTCTAATCGCCACACCCGCCGCCGTTGGCTCATCAACCTAAGGAGCGTGCGGGTGGACCTTGGCTGTGGTGAGACCCGTAAGCTCAAGGTTTGCACCAAGTGTCTCCGTTCCGGTGTGGTTCGCAGGGCCGTCTAG
- a CDS encoding thiamine diphosphokinase: MEIHLPSLGFSLRKWMDNDVNGVIMILGGRRPSSPLMGDLASLGWDLWAVDRGLGYCRRSGIIPRVAIGDMDSASPSDLKWASDLGIAMDLHSRDKDLTDFQLALKLLAGSYHPHSPILVTGCFGGRFDHLMSSVMTFAHSDLNAMGMVDHREAIFVLRGDERLEMLFHRGAPKAISLLPVTRSRGVTTQGLKWELSGAELEPSFPFSVSNEARSDRIHVGLEKGILLVYVTRG, from the coding sequence ATGGAGATCCACCTACCCTCCCTGGGCTTCTCCCTTCGCAAGTGGATGGATAACGACGTCAATGGGGTGATCATGATCCTGGGGGGCAGACGGCCCTCGTCGCCCCTGATGGGGGATCTAGCGTCCCTTGGGTGGGACCTCTGGGCGGTGGACCGGGGGCTAGGCTACTGCAGGCGGTCCGGGATAATTCCCCGGGTGGCCATCGGGGACATGGACAGCGCATCCCCTTCGGACCTAAAGTGGGCATCGGACTTGGGGATAGCGATGGATCTGCACAGTCGGGACAAGGACCTCACGGACTTCCAGCTGGCTCTCAAGCTCCTGGCGGGATCCTACCACCCCCATAGCCCCATCCTGGTCACCGGATGCTTCGGTGGCCGGTTCGATCACCTGATGAGCTCCGTCATGACCTTTGCGCACAGCGATTTGAACGCCATGGGCATGGTGGATCACCGGGAGGCCATCTTCGTTCTCAGAGGCGACGAGCGGTTGGAGATGCTCTTTCATCGGGGAGCTCCGAAGGCCATATCGCTCCTGCCGGTCACCCGGTCAAGGGGGGTTACGACCCAGGGGCTCAAGTGGGAGCTATCCGGGGCGGAGCTGGAACCCAGTTTCCCCTTCTCGGTCAGCAACGAGGCCAGGTCGGATCGCATCCACGTGGGGTTGGAGAAGGGTATCTTACTGGTCTACGTGACCAGGGGATGA
- a CDS encoding pyridoxal-phosphate-dependent aminotransferase family protein codes for MLLTPGPVEVPHHVALEGATRMISHRSGQFSALYRELLADLCRLLEVEEPPVLFPGSGTGALDALCQNLLSPGDRVISLSCGAFGHRFREIALRRGVDVIPLDVPWGEGIGPDLVAQAIRANRDTRAVLITHNETSTGVLNPIELVTEVIPDDVLVLVDAVSSVGAVPCLPSKWRVDGLATSSQKGLMCPPGLGMVWLSPRGWERAAQVSCPTYSLDLKLYRLHRERAMETPYTPPVSLYFQLARALKDILSHPKETWWRDRRRFSRGLCAALEALGLSPLVKDPSLRSPGVTAIVGEEGLCKGIRKSLAQMGLQVASGQGDVKDRLVRIAHYTPMGWPELSMICGTVWKAMVEMGMRPEMDRVMEAALVEMEG; via the coding sequence ATGCTTCTGACCCCGGGACCGGTTGAAGTGCCCCACCATGTGGCCCTCGAGGGGGCCACCAGGATGATATCCCACCGAAGCGGCCAGTTCTCCGCCCTATACCGGGAGCTATTGGCGGATCTGTGTCGCCTGCTGGAGGTGGAGGAGCCACCGGTCCTCTTCCCCGGATCGGGTACCGGGGCATTGGACGCTCTGTGCCAGAACCTGCTCTCCCCGGGGGACCGGGTTATCTCCCTATCGTGCGGGGCCTTCGGCCATAGGTTCAGGGAGATAGCCTTGAGGAGGGGCGTTGATGTGATCCCCCTGGACGTGCCATGGGGGGAGGGGATCGGACCTGATCTGGTAGCCCAGGCGATAAGGGCCAACCGGGACACAAGGGCGGTGCTCATTACCCACAACGAGACGTCCACCGGGGTCCTCAACCCCATAGAGCTGGTGACGGAGGTTATCCCCGATGACGTCCTGGTCCTGGTAGACGCGGTCAGCTCCGTTGGGGCCGTCCCCTGCCTCCCGTCCAAGTGGAGGGTAGATGGGCTGGCCACGTCATCTCAGAAGGGGCTCATGTGTCCCCCCGGGTTGGGGATGGTGTGGCTATCCCCCAGGGGGTGGGAGAGGGCCGCCCAGGTCTCGTGCCCCACCTACTCGCTGGACCTAAAGCTCTACAGGCTTCACCGGGAGAGGGCCATGGAGACCCCCTACACTCCCCCGGTGTCACTCTACTTCCAGCTGGCCAGGGCCCTAAAGGACATCCTGTCGCATCCTAAGGAAACCTGGTGGAGGGATCGGCGCAGGTTCTCCCGAGGCCTGTGTGCCGCTCTGGAGGCCCTGGGGCTCTCCCCGCTAGTCAAGGATCCATCTCTAAGGTCGCCGGGGGTGACCGCCATAGTGGGAGAGGAGGGGCTCTGCAAGGGGATTCGCAAGTCCCTGGCCCAGATGGGGCTCCAGGTGGCATCCGGCCAGGGGGATGTGAAGGACCGCCTAGTCAGGATAGCCCACTACACCCCCATGGGCTGGCCAGAGCTATCCATGATCTGCGGGACGGTTTGGAAGGCCATGGTGGAAATGGGTATGAGGCCTGAGATGGACCGGGTCATGGAGGCGGCTCTTGTGGAAATGGAGGGATGA
- the mltG gene encoding endolytic transglycosylase MltG, with product MERRGRLKGKDWLIVAFGTLLFVGFLLGLYISIPSERWFMPPAGQEGVTVQVRSGSSARDVAKALADAGVVNDERELLNWMVKLKIDRSTRPGTYTIVPGSPWEVAMRLKDSVPSGRRVTVIPGYDRMDLKRILDPQALERALGDDQAFFPEVRPLLPRGTWDRLAYIVPETYLLSGGNEDARSLVYMGSKLWWERVGSRIPSGMSAPEVFRRAVMASVVERESNRDDERPLVASVFFNRLERGMPLQSCATVVYAWRERGERRTQLTYEDLKIRSPYNTYLNQGLPPGPICVPSVSSWNAALSPASSKFLYFRLRGDGRHVFSETFEDHVRNGR from the coding sequence ATGGAGAGGAGAGGGCGTTTGAAGGGCAAGGATTGGTTGATTGTGGCGTTCGGGACCCTTCTGTTCGTGGGGTTCCTTCTGGGGCTTTACATATCGATCCCCTCCGAGCGGTGGTTCATGCCCCCGGCGGGACAGGAGGGGGTTACGGTACAGGTGAGATCCGGTAGCTCCGCCAGGGATGTGGCCAAGGCATTGGCAGACGCGGGGGTAGTGAATGACGAGAGGGAGCTCCTCAACTGGATGGTGAAGTTGAAGATAGACAGGTCCACCAGGCCCGGCACCTACACGATAGTCCCCGGTTCCCCATGGGAGGTGGCCATGCGTCTCAAGGATTCGGTGCCCTCCGGGAGGAGGGTCACCGTGATACCCGGCTACGACCGGATGGACCTCAAGAGGATCTTGGATCCCCAGGCACTGGAGAGGGCCCTGGGGGATGACCAGGCCTTCTTCCCGGAGGTGAGGCCCCTGCTGCCCAGGGGGACCTGGGACCGGCTGGCATACATAGTTCCCGAAACCTACCTGCTCAGCGGCGGGAATGAGGACGCCAGGAGCCTGGTCTACATGGGGTCCAAGCTTTGGTGGGAGAGGGTTGGTAGCCGGATCCCCTCCGGCATGTCGGCCCCAGAGGTCTTCCGGAGGGCGGTGATGGCCTCGGTGGTGGAGAGGGAGTCCAACCGGGATGACGAGAGACCCTTGGTGGCCTCGGTGTTCTTCAACAGGCTGGAGCGGGGGATGCCCCTTCAGTCTTGTGCCACGGTGGTCTATGCCTGGCGGGAGAGGGGAGAGAGGAGGACCCAGCTCACCTACGAGGACCTTAAGATCCGATCCCCCTACAATACCTACCTTAATCAGGGGTTGCCCCCGGGACCCATATGCGTCCCAAGCGTGTCATCTTGGAACGCGGCGCTGAGCCCCGCCAGCTCCAAGTTCCTGTACTTCCGCCTCCGGGGTGACGGGCGGCACGTCTTCTCCGAGACCTTTGAGGATCACGTGAGGAATGGAAGATGA